The proteins below are encoded in one region of Streptomyces roseirectus:
- a CDS encoding DUF397 domain-containing protein produces the protein MPPESEIVSPFRKSSYSAQQDDCVELAHTSLGGRAVRDSKYSSGPVQFHGPDAWSRFLAALK, from the coding sequence GTGCCCCCCGAGTCCGAGATCGTCAGCCCGTTCCGCAAGTCGTCGTACTCGGCCCAGCAGGACGACTGCGTCGAACTCGCCCACACCTCCCTCGGGGGCCGCGCGGTCCGCGACAGCAAGTACTCCTCCGGCCCCGTCCAGTTCCACGGCCCGGACGCCTGGTCCCGTTTCCTCGCCGCGTTGAAGTAG
- a CDS encoding helix-turn-helix transcriptional regulator: protein MRAARLIKMVLLLQGHHSMSAAELARELEVSERTVTRDAQALSEAGVPVYAERGRGGGYRLVGGYRTRLTGLGRSEAEALFLSGVPEALRGMGLEDAASAARMKVAAALVPSIQDAPVVAAQRFHLDAPAWFREPAVPDVLGAVADGVWGDRRVRGTYRRAGDVVERELEPYGLVLKAGVWYLCARVGDGFRVYRVERFESVDLLDEGFERDPAFELPAFWEAQGKLFERSLRREEIVVRLSPEGVRRLPHVVDPFAAREALAETGEPRGWVTVTLGVESQDVAFAQLLGLGAEAEVVAPGELRERFVGVARSLGVMYGDG from the coding sequence ATGCGTGCTGCCCGTTTGATCAAGATGGTGTTGCTGCTCCAGGGACACCACTCCATGAGCGCTGCCGAGCTGGCGAGGGAGCTGGAGGTCTCGGAGCGGACGGTCACGCGGGATGCGCAGGCGTTGTCGGAGGCGGGGGTTCCGGTGTACGCGGAGCGGGGAAGGGGCGGGGGATATCGGCTCGTCGGGGGGTATCGGACGAGGCTGACGGGGCTGGGGAGGAGCGAGGCGGAGGCGTTGTTCCTGAGCGGGGTGCCGGAGGCCCTGCGGGGGATGGGGCTGGAGGACGCGGCGTCGGCGGCGCGGATGAAGGTGGCCGCCGCGCTGGTGCCGTCGATACAGGACGCCCCCGTCGTCGCCGCGCAGCGGTTCCATCTGGACGCGCCCGCGTGGTTCCGGGAGCCGGCGGTGCCGGACGTGCTGGGGGCCGTGGCGGACGGGGTGTGGGGGGACCGCCGGGTCAGGGGGACGTACCGGCGCGCGGGGGACGTCGTCGAGCGGGAGCTGGAACCGTACGGGCTCGTGCTGAAGGCCGGCGTCTGGTACCTGTGCGCCCGCGTGGGCGACGGGTTCCGGGTCTACCGGGTCGAGCGGTTCGAGTCCGTCGACCTGCTCGACGAGGGGTTCGAGCGGGACCCCGCCTTCGAGCTGCCCGCGTTCTGGGAGGCGCAGGGGAAGCTGTTCGAGCGGTCGCTGCGCCGCGAGGAGATCGTCGTCCGGCTCTCTCCCGAGGGGGTGCGTCGGCTGCCCCACGTCGTCGACCCCTTCGCGGCCCGGGAGGCGCTGGCGGAGACCGGCGAGCCGCGGGGGTGGGTGACGGTCACGCTGGGCGTCGAGTCGCAGGACGTCGCGTTCGCGCAGCTCCTCGGCCTCGGCGCGGAGGCGGAGGTGGTGGCGCCCGGTGAGCTGCGGGAGCGGTTCGTGGGGGTGGCGAGGAGTCTGGGGGTGATGTACGGAGACGGGTGA
- a CDS encoding DUF4240 domain-containing protein, translating to MDETEFWELVDAAREGAEGDPEEQADLLVARLLERDPESVLDFARHFEARYNRAYRWDLWGAAWVLLDGVSDDAFDYFRCWLIGQGRDVFEGALHDPDSLAELAADFDEEIDGDGEELGYAADEAYEQLTGVVAPDLGIPPAPPEPEGTPIDFENEAALAERYPKLWERFKE from the coding sequence ATGGACGAGACGGAGTTCTGGGAGCTGGTGGACGCCGCCCGCGAGGGTGCCGAGGGGGACCCGGAGGAGCAGGCGGATCTGCTGGTCGCGCGGCTGCTGGAGCGTGATCCGGAGTCGGTGCTGGACTTCGCGCGCCATTTCGAGGCCCGCTACAACCGCGCGTACCGCTGGGACCTGTGGGGCGCCGCGTGGGTCCTCCTCGACGGCGTCAGCGACGACGCCTTCGACTACTTCCGCTGCTGGCTGATCGGCCAGGGCCGGGACGTCTTCGAGGGCGCCCTCCACGACCCGGACTCCCTCGCGGAGCTGGCCGCCGACTTCGACGAGGAGATCGACGGCGACGGCGAGGAGCTGGGCTACGCGGCGGACGAGGCGTACGAACAGCTCACCGGCGTCGTCGCCCCCGACCTCGGTATTCCCCCCGCCCCGCCGGAACCGGAGGGCACCCCGATCGACTTCGAGAACGAGGCGGCGCTGGCGGAGCGGTACCCGAAGCTGTGGGAGCGGTTCAAGGAGTGA
- a CDS encoding peptidoglycan recognition protein family protein, producing MRIGRRLRPALLLACLPGLAAVAALPLCASGVDRGAAPVRTAVQSGAHTAPRPRIVPRTVWLDEPRLQPPPRYDDKVVAVFVHHTDSPNRYDCADAPRIIRYLRAGQTGVRDWDDIGYNFLVDRCGTIYEGRAGGVERAVTGAHTQGFNHRTAGIAALGTFTSGNEVPPAMTEAIAALAAWKLGLADVDPRGLARLTSTSGLSRFAAGATAALPAVAGHKDGYMTSCPGLALMARLPHIRSRAAELQGRVHRNTSAGVQASPITAS from the coding sequence ATGCGCATCGGACGCCGTCTCAGACCCGCCCTGCTCCTCGCCTGCCTCCCGGGGCTCGCGGCGGTCGCCGCGCTCCCGCTGTGCGCGTCCGGCGTCGACAGGGGAGCCGCCCCCGTGCGGACGGCCGTCCAGTCCGGCGCGCACACCGCGCCCCGCCCCCGGATCGTCCCCCGCACCGTCTGGCTGGACGAACCCCGCCTCCAGCCGCCGCCCCGCTACGACGACAAGGTCGTGGCCGTCTTCGTCCACCACACCGACTCGCCCAACCGGTACGACTGCGCCGACGCGCCCCGCATCATCCGCTACCTGCGCGCGGGCCAGACGGGCGTCCGGGACTGGGACGACATCGGCTACAACTTCCTCGTCGACCGCTGCGGGACGATCTACGAGGGGCGTGCGGGCGGCGTCGAGCGGGCCGTGACCGGGGCGCACACGCAGGGTTTCAACCACCGGACGGCCGGGATCGCCGCGCTCGGCACGTTCACCTCGGGCAACGAGGTCCCGCCCGCCATGACCGAGGCGATCGCCGCGCTCGCCGCGTGGAAGCTGGGCCTGGCCGACGTCGACCCCCGCGGGCTCGCGCGCCTCACCTCCACGAGCGGGCTCAGCCGGTTCGCCGCCGGGGCGACGGCCGCGCTGCCCGCCGTCGCGGGGCACAAGGACGGGTACATGACGTCCTGTCCCGGCCTCGCGCTCATGGCGCGCCTGCCTCACATCCGGTCCCGCGCGGCCGAGTTGCAGGGCCGCGTTCACAGGAACACCTCAGCCGGGGTTCAGGCTTCTCCCATCACCGCGTCCTAA
- a CDS encoding MarP family serine protease, protein MDLLDILLVLVVLAYAGSGYRRGLVAGCVSLAGFVGGAVIGVWVLPWVMDLVTPGTTAATITAVCTVLLPAVIAHSLAGRLALRLRRELDQGPLRVADGIGGAAANAVAVLIVAWVAASVLGASSSTVVTSAIRDSKLLGTVQDAMPDTTPAWFSDATSALTQAGFPQVFNPFENESTAEVAKPTGDSVTASATNAAKLSTVKIEGSSGDQGREGSGFVYARERVMTNAHVVAGIDRPTVRIGGVGRSYDARVVLFDPDKDVAVLYVPGLRAPILRFDDDANRGDQAVVAGYPQDGDLNLQAATVANRVNATGRNIYNDATVTREIYSIRSTVRPGNSGGPLLTTNGRVFGVVFARSTSDDETGYVLTAAEVAPDAERGVGATERVSTGELITS, encoded by the coding sequence GTGGACCTGCTCGACATCCTGCTGGTGCTGGTCGTACTCGCGTACGCCGGCTCCGGCTACCGGCGTGGCCTCGTGGCCGGCTGCGTCTCGCTGGCCGGCTTCGTCGGCGGCGCGGTGATCGGCGTCTGGGTCCTGCCGTGGGTGATGGACCTGGTGACGCCGGGTACGACGGCGGCGACGATCACCGCGGTCTGTACGGTGCTGCTCCCCGCCGTCATCGCGCACAGCCTCGCCGGCCGCCTCGCGCTGCGGCTGCGCCGCGAGCTGGACCAAGGGCCCCTCCGCGTCGCCGACGGCATAGGCGGGGCCGCCGCCAACGCGGTGGCCGTCCTCATCGTCGCCTGGGTCGCGGCGAGCGTCCTCGGCGCGTCGTCCTCGACGGTCGTCACCTCGGCGATCCGTGACTCCAAGCTCCTCGGCACCGTTCAGGACGCCATGCCGGACACGACACCGGCCTGGTTCTCCGACGCGACCTCCGCGCTCACCCAGGCCGGGTTCCCCCAGGTCTTCAACCCCTTCGAGAACGAGTCGACGGCCGAGGTCGCCAAGCCGACCGGCGACAGCGTCACCGCCAGCGCCACCAACGCGGCCAAACTGAGCACCGTCAAGATCGAGGGCTCCTCCGGCGATCAGGGCCGCGAGGGCAGCGGCTTCGTCTACGCCCGCGAGCGCGTCATGACCAACGCCCACGTCGTCGCCGGCATCGACCGCCCCACCGTCCGCATCGGCGGCGTCGGCCGCTCCTACGACGCCCGCGTCGTCCTCTTCGACCCCGACAAGGACGTCGCCGTCCTCTACGTCCCCGGCCTGCGCGCCCCGATCCTCCGCTTCGACGACGACGCGAACCGGGGCGACCAAGCCGTCGTCGCCGGCTACCCCCAGGACGGCGACCTCAACCTCCAGGCCGCCACAGTCGCCAACCGCGTCAACGCAACCGGCCGCAACATCTACAACGACGCCACCGTCACCCGCGAGATCTACTCCATCCGCTCCACCGTCCGCCCCGGCAACTCCGGCGGCCCCCTCCTCACCACCAACGGCCGCGTCTTCGGCGTCGTCTTCGCCCGCTCCACCTCCGACGACGAAACGGGCTACGTCCTCACCGCGGCAGAGGTGGCCCCCGACGCGGAGAGGGGCGTGGGAGCGACGGAACGGGTATCGACCGGGGAGCTGATCACGTCCTGA
- a CDS encoding terpene synthase family protein — MTRTGDFQWGRVPERVHGHREFRTAPDAFVDGVSLHNDIVSYDREAEEGTLGNNGVEVTRKALGTGRLLTLARPDRPFRPHHHLPTHHRLRSPRQAPRTGHLGGPPLLTPPPGVLPTPGRGLA; from the coding sequence ATGACACGTACGGGTGATTTCCAGTGGGGCCGGGTCCCGGAGCGTGTGCATGGCCACCGGGAGTTCCGCACCGCTCCGGACGCGTTCGTGGACGGCGTCAGCCTGCACAACGACATCGTGTCCTACGACCGGGAGGCCGAGGAGGGCACGCTCGGCAACAACGGCGTCGAGGTGACCCGCAAGGCCCTCGGCACTGGCCGGCTCCTAACGCTGGCACGACCTGACCGGCCGTTTCGACCGCATCACCACCTTCCAACGCACCACCGCCTTCGAAGCCCTCGCCAAGCCCCGCGGACTGGGCACCTCGGCGGCCCACCTCTTCTGACACCACCCCCGGGGGTTCTCCCCACCCCCGGACGGGGGTTGGCGTGA
- a CDS encoding serine hydrolase domain-containing protein encodes MRKRLVKTFAALCTAVLCGSVAVGAPAQAGQQKGKLSQRELREEVERTLARAGLVGMSVEVRDGGKRIRARAGEAVLGTGMPVPYGASFRADSVTKPFVATVVLQLAAEGRLSLDDTVEKWLPGVVQGNGNDGRRITLRHLLQHTSGIHNYDYTDDVGYTAEAFEKHRYDHLSPEQIVAGAMRSAPDFPPADPDDPAPRWNYTNPGYILAGMVIQKVTGRTWAQEVHDRIVEPLGLTHTYAPGDDPVLPAPHARNYHRFPGSTAWTDTTERNMSWAGAAGELISGKRDVDKFFTALLTGRLLPPAQLAQMRHAVPVGPDFDAVFPGLHYGLGLMRQPLTCGGYRWGHGGDGDGDFVRTGFTADGRRSVVITASGKTSQEDQLLRVEALFQKLTDTALCEGTR; translated from the coding sequence ATGAGGAAACGGTTGGTGAAGACCTTCGCGGCCCTGTGTACGGCGGTGCTCTGTGGGAGCGTCGCAGTGGGCGCCCCGGCTCAAGCGGGCCAGCAGAAGGGGAAGTTGAGTCAGCGGGAGTTGAGGGAGGAGGTCGAGCGGACGCTGGCGCGGGCCGGGCTCGTGGGGATGTCCGTCGAGGTGCGGGACGGCGGGAAGCGGATCAGGGCGAGGGCGGGCGAGGCGGTGCTGGGGACCGGCATGCCGGTCCCGTACGGCGCGAGCTTCAGGGCGGACAGCGTGACCAAGCCGTTCGTCGCCACCGTCGTCCTGCAACTGGCCGCGGAGGGACGGCTGTCGCTGGACGACACCGTCGAGAAGTGGCTGCCCGGCGTCGTCCAGGGGAACGGGAACGACGGCCGGCGGATCACCCTCCGCCACCTCCTCCAGCACACCAGCGGCATCCACAACTACGACTACACGGACGACGTCGGCTACACGGCGGAGGCGTTCGAGAAGCACCGCTACGACCACCTGTCGCCGGAACAGATCGTCGCGGGCGCGATGCGCAGCGCACCGGACTTCCCCCCGGCCGACCCCGACGACCCCGCGCCGAGGTGGAACTACACCAACCCGGGGTACATCCTCGCCGGCATGGTGATCCAGAAGGTCACCGGCCGCACCTGGGCGCAGGAGGTCCACGACAGGATCGTCGAACCCCTGGGCCTCACCCACACCTACGCCCCCGGTGACGACCCCGTCCTCCCCGCACCCCACGCCCGCAACTACCACCGCTTCCCCGGCTCGACGGCCTGGACCGACACCACCGAGCGGAACATGTCCTGGGCCGGCGCGGCGGGCGAACTGATCAGCGGCAAACGGGACGTGGACAAGTTCTTCACCGCGCTGCTCACCGGCCGCCTGCTCCCGCCGGCCCAGCTCGCACAGATGCGGCACGCCGTCCCGGTCGGCCCCGACTTCGACGCCGTGTTCCCCGGCCTGCACTACGGCCTCGGCCTGATGCGTCAGCCCCTGACCTGCGGAGGCTACCGCTGGGGCCACGGAGGAGACGGCGACGGCGACTTCGTCCGCACCGGCTTCACGGCGGACGGCCGACGCTCCGTCGTCATCACGGCCTCGGGCAAGACCTCCCAGGAGGACCAGCTGTTGAGGGTCGAGGCACTGTTCCAGAAACTGACCGACACCGCGCTCTGCGAAGGAACACGCTGA
- the aceE gene encoding pyruvate dehydrogenase (acetyl-transferring), homodimeric type has product MTDPNAIRPSALDQLPDRDPEETAEWQASLDAVAKAAGPHRAAYLMRRTLERAEGTGIALPKLLETDYVNTIPTSGEPGVPGDEALERRITAWNRWNAAAMVTRGSKYGVGGHIATFASAAWLYETGFNHFFKGKEADGSGDQLYIQGHASPGIYARAFLDGRLTEAHLDNFRQEAGGNGLPSYPHPRRLPWLWEFPTVSMGLGPLSAIYQARFNRYLTARGIKDVSGSHVWAFLGDGEMDEPESTAALALASREGLDNLTFVINCNLQRLDGPVRANFKIVQELEAQFRGAGWNVVKSLWGNAWDELFALDTTGALVRRLREVPDAQVQTYQTRDAAYIRADFFGKDPALAEMAKLLSDDKILECFHLSRGGHESRKVYAAYKAALEFKGAPTVILAQTVKGHTLGTGFASKNANHQMKKLSVDEFKTMRDLLELPIPDSAFVDGKVPYGHPGADSPEVRYLQERRAALGGPAPARRTHAIAPLPSASEKAFASFDKGSGSQNVATTMAFVRLVKDLVRDKETGKRWVPIVPDEARTFGMESLFPSLGIYSPKGQTYEPVDRDQLMYYKEAKNGQILNEGITEAGSMADFIAAATSYATHGEAMIPFYIFYSMFGWQRTADQMWQLGDQLGRGFLVGATAGRTTLTGEGLQHADGHSPVIAATNPAALSYDPAFAYEIATIVKDGLRRMYGEAAPGEDPDVFYYLTVYNEPLPQPAKPAGLGIDEGIVKGLYRFNTAESAGLSPAANAARIQLLGSGTAIHWALEAQKLLGEEWGVAADVWSATSWTELRRDALEADAALLRGEDRVPYVRQALQGAEGPVLAVSDYMRQVPDQIAQWVEQDYTSLGADGFGLSDTREAARRHFGVDAQSIVVAALAQLARRGEIKATAVKEARERYGL; this is encoded by the coding sequence ATGACCGACCCCAACGCCATCCGGCCGAGCGCACTCGACCAGCTCCCCGACCGTGACCCGGAGGAGACTGCCGAGTGGCAGGCGTCTTTGGACGCCGTCGCGAAGGCGGCCGGACCGCACCGTGCCGCGTACCTGATGCGGCGCACGCTGGAGAGGGCCGAGGGCACCGGCATCGCGCTGCCCAAGCTGCTGGAGACGGACTACGTCAACACCATCCCGACGTCCGGCGAGCCCGGCGTCCCCGGTGACGAGGCGCTGGAGCGCCGGATCACCGCGTGGAACCGGTGGAACGCCGCCGCGATGGTGACCCGGGGCTCCAAGTACGGCGTCGGCGGCCACATCGCGACGTTCGCGTCGGCGGCCTGGCTGTACGAGACCGGCTTCAACCACTTCTTCAAGGGCAAGGAGGCGGACGGCTCCGGCGACCAGCTCTACATCCAGGGCCACGCCTCCCCCGGCATCTACGCCCGCGCGTTCCTGGACGGCCGTCTCACCGAGGCGCACCTGGACAACTTCCGCCAGGAGGCGGGCGGCAACGGTCTGCCGTCGTACCCGCACCCGCGCCGCCTGCCGTGGCTGTGGGAGTTCCCGACCGTGAGCATGGGCCTCGGCCCGCTCTCGGCGATCTACCAGGCCCGCTTCAACCGCTACCTCACCGCGCGCGGCATCAAGGACGTCTCGGGCTCGCACGTCTGGGCGTTCCTCGGTGACGGCGAGATGGACGAGCCGGAGTCGACGGCGGCTCTCGCGCTGGCGTCCCGTGAGGGTCTGGACAACCTCACGTTCGTCATCAACTGCAACCTCCAGCGGCTCGACGGCCCGGTCCGCGCGAACTTCAAGATCGTGCAGGAGCTGGAGGCCCAGTTCCGGGGCGCCGGCTGGAACGTCGTGAAGTCCCTGTGGGGCAACGCGTGGGACGAGCTGTTCGCGCTGGACACGACCGGCGCGCTGGTCCGTCGTCTGCGTGAGGTCCCGGACGCGCAGGTGCAGACGTACCAGACGCGTGACGCGGCCTACATCCGTGCCGACTTCTTCGGCAAGGACCCGGCGCTCGCCGAGATGGCGAAGCTGCTGAGCGACGACAAGATCCTCGAGTGCTTCCACCTCTCGCGCGGTGGGCACGAGTCGCGCAAGGTGTACGCGGCGTACAAGGCGGCGCTGGAGTTCAAGGGCGCGCCGACCGTGATCCTGGCCCAGACGGTCAAGGGCCACACCCTCGGCACCGGCTTCGCGTCGAAGAACGCCAACCACCAGATGAAGAAACTGTCGGTGGACGAGTTCAAGACGATGCGGGACCTGCTCGAACTCCCCATCCCGGACAGCGCGTTCGTCGACGGCAAGGTGCCGTACGGCCACCCCGGCGCCGACTCGCCCGAGGTCCGTTACCTCCAGGAGCGCCGCGCGGCCCTCGGCGGTCCGGCCCCGGCCCGCCGTACGCACGCGATCGCGCCGCTGCCGTCCGCGTCGGAGAAGGCGTTCGCGTCCTTCGACAAGGGCTCCGGCTCGCAGAACGTGGCGACGACGATGGCGTTCGTCCGGCTCGTCAAGGACCTGGTCCGCGACAAGGAGACCGGCAAGCGCTGGGTGCCGATCGTGCCCGACGAGGCGCGGACGTTCGGCATGGAGTCGCTGTTCCCGTCGCTGGGGATCTACTCCCCCAAGGGCCAGACGTACGAGCCGGTCGACCGTGACCAGCTGATGTACTACAAGGAGGCGAAGAACGGGCAGATCCTCAACGAGGGGATCACCGAGGCCGGTTCGATGGCCGACTTCATCGCCGCGGCGACGTCGTACGCGACGCACGGCGAGGCGATGATCCCGTTCTACATCTTCTACTCGATGTTCGGCTGGCAGCGCACGGCCGACCAGATGTGGCAGCTCGGCGACCAGCTCGGCCGTGGCTTCCTCGTCGGCGCGACGGCCGGGCGGACGACGCTGACGGGCGAGGGTCTGCAGCACGCCGACGGCCACTCGCCGGTGATCGCCGCGACGAACCCCGCCGCGCTCTCCTACGACCCCGCGTTCGCCTACGAGATCGCCACGATCGTCAAGGACGGGCTGCGCCGGATGTACGGCGAGGCGGCGCCGGGTGAGGACCCGGACGTCTTCTACTACCTCACCGTCTACAACGAGCCGCTCCCGCAGCCCGCCAAGCCCGCCGGGCTCGGCATCGACGAGGGCATCGTCAAGGGGCTGTACCGGTTCAACACGGCGGAGTCGGCGGGTCTTTCGCCGGCCGCGAACGCCGCCCGCATCCAGCTCCTCGGTTCCGGTACGGCGATCCACTGGGCCCTTGAGGCGCAGAAGCTGCTCGGCGAGGAGTGGGGGGTCGCGGCCGACGTCTGGTCCGCGACGTCCTGGACCGAGCTGCGGCGCGACGCGCTGGAGGCGGACGCCGCGCTGCTGCGCGGTGAGGACCGCGTCCCGTACGTCCGGCAGGCGCTCCAGGGGGCCGAGGGGCCCGTCCTGGCCGTCTCCGACTACATGCGTCAGGTGCCGGACCAGATCGCGCAGTGGGTCGAGCAGGACTACACCTCGCTCGGTGCGGACGGCTTCGGGCTCTCCGACACGCGTGAGGCGGCCCGGCGTCACTTCGGGGTCGACGCGCAGTCGATCGTCGTCGCGGCGCTGGCGCAGCTGGCGCGGCGGGGGGAGATCAAGGCGACGGCCGTGAAGGAGGCCCGGGAGCGGTACGGGCTCTGA
- a CDS encoding GntR family transcriptional regulator has translation MTAPVVHSLREQIREHIVEGIVSGRWKPGERIVERRIATELEVSQTPVREALRELESLRLIESAPNKGVRVRNLTAADLEESYPVRAGLEAIAAELAAERLAVDCSALEPHVTALYEADRLADGTGQVRHTVAFHRELVRAAGNSVLLHTWEGLGIEVFTALSIRWLGTVQQSYAEEHEELVAAFKRRDPRIAELVKAHVLGCAPST, from the coding sequence ATGACCGCGCCCGTCGTCCACTCGCTGCGCGAACAGATCCGCGAGCACATCGTGGAGGGGATCGTCAGCGGGCGCTGGAAGCCGGGCGAGCGGATCGTGGAGCGGCGGATCGCGACGGAGCTGGAGGTCAGCCAGACGCCGGTGCGGGAGGCGTTGCGTGAGCTGGAGTCGCTGCGGCTGATCGAGTCCGCGCCGAACAAGGGCGTGCGGGTGCGGAATCTGACGGCGGCGGATCTTGAGGAGAGCTACCCCGTGCGGGCCGGGCTCGAGGCCATCGCGGCGGAGTTGGCGGCGGAGCGGCTTGCGGTGGACTGCTCGGCGTTGGAGCCGCATGTGACGGCCCTGTACGAGGCGGATCGCCTCGCGGACGGGACCGGGCAGGTGCGGCACACGGTCGCCTTCCACCGTGAGCTGGTGCGGGCGGCGGGGAACTCCGTGCTGCTGCACACGTGGGAGGGGCTGGGGATCGAGGTGTTCACCGCGTTGTCCATCCGGTGGCTGGGGACCGTTCAGCAGTCGTACGCGGAGGAGCACGAGGAGTTGGTGGCGGCCTTCAAGAGGCGTGATCCTCGGATCGCGGAACTGGTGAAGGCGCATGTGCTGGGGTGTGCGCCGAGCACGTGA
- the sucB gene encoding 2-oxoglutarate dehydrogenase, E2 component, dihydrolipoamide succinyltransferase, translated as MAVSVTLPALGESVTEGTVTRWLKAEGERVEADEPLLEVSTDKVDTEIPAPASGILASIKVAEDETVEVGAELAIIDDGSGAPAAAPAPAAEPAPAAAPAPVAEAPAAPAPVAEAPAAAPAGGASGTDVVLPALGESVTEGTVTRWLKSVGEEVAEDEPLLEVSTDKVDTEIPAPVAGVLLEIVVGEDETAEVGAKLAVIGAPGAAPAAAPAAAAPAPAAAPAPAPAAPAPAPAPAAAPAPAPAPAPAAAPAPAPVAAAPAPAAAPAPVAAPVTPAPAATAGDDGAYVTPLVRKLAAENGVDLASVKGTGVGGRIRKQDVVAAAEAAKAAAAPAPAAAPAAAAAPKKTAPVLEASPLRGQTVKMPRIRKVIGDNMVKALHEQAQLSSVVEVDITKLMKLRAQAKDSFAAREGVKLSPMPFFVKAAAQALKAHPVINAKINEAEGTITYFDSENIGIAVDSEKGLMTPVIKGAGGLNIAGIAKATADLAGKVRASKITPDELSGATFTISNTGSRGALFDTIIVPPGQVAILGIGATVKRPAVLETEEGTVIAVRDMTYLTLSYDHRLVDGADAARYLTAVKAILEAGEFEVELGL; from the coding sequence ATGGCGGTTTCCGTAACCCTTCCGGCGCTCGGCGAGAGCGTCACCGAGGGCACCGTCACCCGCTGGCTGAAGGCCGAGGGTGAGCGCGTCGAGGCCGACGAGCCCTTGCTCGAGGTCTCGACCGACAAGGTCGACACCGAGATCCCCGCGCCCGCGTCCGGCATCCTCGCGTCCATCAAGGTCGCCGAGGACGAGACGGTCGAGGTCGGCGCCGAGCTGGCCATCATCGACGACGGCTCCGGCGCGCCCGCTGCCGCTCCGGCGCCGGCGGCTGAGCCGGCCCCTGCCGCTGCCCCGGCGCCCGTCGCCGAGGCCCCCGCCGCTCCGGCCCCCGTGGCCGAGGCCCCCGCCGCCGCGCCCGCCGGTGGCGCGTCCGGCACGGACGTCGTCCTGCCCGCGCTCGGTGAGTCCGTCACCGAGGGCACCGTCACCCGCTGGCTGAAGTCGGTCGGCGAGGAGGTCGCGGAGGACGAGCCGCTGCTTGAGGTCTCGACCGACAAGGTCGACACCGAGATCCCGGCGCCCGTCGCGGGTGTCCTCCTCGAGATCGTCGTCGGCGAGGACGAGACGGCCGAGGTCGGTGCCAAGCTGGCCGTCATCGGTGCGCCCGGTGCCGCTCCGGCCGCCGCGCCCGCCGCTGCCGCCCCGGCTCCGGCCGCTGCTCCGGCGCCTGCCCCGGCCGCCCCGGCTCCGGCTCCGGCTCCGGCCGCTGCCCCGGCGCCCGCCCCGGCCCCGGCCCCCGCTGCTGCTCCGGCCCCCGCGCCGGTCGCCGCCGCCCCGGCTCCGGCCGCCGCTCCGGCGCCCGTCGCCGCGCCGGTCACCCCCGCGCCCGCCGCCACCGCCGGTGACGACGGTGCGTACGTCACGCCGCTGGTCCGCAAGCTCGCCGCCGAGAACGGTGTCGACCTCGCGTCGGTCAAGGGCACGGGCGTCGGTGGCCGGATCCGCAAGCAGGACGTCGTCGCCGCCGCCGAGGCCGCGAAGGCCGCCGCCGCTCCGGCGCCCGCCGCCGCCCCGGCCGCTGCCGCCGCGCCGAAGAAGACGGCCCCCGTTCTGGAGGCGTCGCCGCTGCGGGGCCAGACCGTCAAGATGCCGCGCATCCGCAAGGTCATCGGCGACAACATGGTCAAGGCGCTGCACGAGCAGGCGCAGCTGTCCTCGGTCGTCGAGGTCGACATCACCAAGCTGATGAAGCTGCGCGCGCAGGCGAAGGACTCCTTCGCGGCGCGTGAGGGCGTCAAGCTCTCCCCGATGCCGTTCTTCGTGAAGGCCGCGGCGCAGGCGCTCAAGGCGCACCCGGTCATCAACGCGAAGATCAACGAGGCCGAGGGGACCATCACCTACTTCGACTCCGAGAACATCGGGATCGCGGTGGACTCCGAGAAGGGCCTGATGACCCCGGTCATCAAGGGCGCCGGCGGGCTCAACATCGCCGGTATCGCCAAGGCCACGGCCGACCTCGCCGGCAAGGTCCGCGCCAGCAAGATCACGCCTGACGAGCTGTCCGGGGCGACGTTCACGATCTCCAACACGGGGTCGCGTGGCGCGCTCTTCGACACGATCATCGTGCCGCCGGGTCAGGTCGCGATCCTCGGGATCGGTGCCACCGTCAAGCGTCCGGCCGTGCTGGAGACGGAGGAGGGTACGGTCATCGCCGTCCGCGACATGACCTACCTGACGCTGTCCTACGACCACCGTCTGGTGGACGGCGCGGACGCGGCCCGCTACCTGACCGCCGTCAAGGCGATCCTGGAGGCGGGCGAGTTCGAGGTCGAGCTCGGGCTGTAA